The following proteins are encoded in a genomic region of Leifsonia psychrotolerans:
- the mtrA gene encoding MtrAB system response regulator MtrA, whose protein sequence is MSARILVVDDDPALAEMIGIVLNSEGFETDFCADGAQALGSFHETKPDLVLLDLMLPGLDGIEVCRLIRAESGTPIIMLTAKSDTTDVVKGLESGADDYMVKPFNPKELVARIKTRLRPSPAAMSGRLQIGDLVVDAAGHEVKRGDRRINLTPLEFDLLLALASKPQQVFTREMLLEQVWGYHYKADTRLVNVHVQRLRAKVEDDPDNPRIVMTVRGVGYRAGAVG, encoded by the coding sequence ATGAGCGCACGCATTTTGGTGGTCGATGACGATCCCGCCCTGGCGGAAATGATCGGAATTGTGTTGAACAGCGAAGGGTTCGAGACGGACTTCTGTGCGGACGGAGCACAGGCGCTCGGATCATTCCACGAGACCAAACCCGACCTGGTCCTTCTCGATCTCATGCTGCCCGGCCTCGACGGCATCGAGGTGTGCCGGTTGATTCGTGCCGAATCCGGCACGCCCATAATCATGCTGACGGCGAAGTCAGACACGACCGATGTCGTCAAAGGGCTGGAGTCGGGGGCGGACGACTACATGGTCAAACCGTTCAATCCGAAGGAACTCGTCGCCCGCATCAAGACTCGGCTGCGCCCGTCGCCGGCAGCGATGTCCGGGCGGCTGCAGATCGGTGATCTGGTGGTGGACGCCGCAGGGCACGAGGTGAAGCGTGGCGACCGACGTATCAACCTGACCCCGCTCGAATTCGATCTGCTTCTCGCGCTGGCCTCAAAACCGCAGCAGGTTTTCACTCGAGAAATGCTTCTCGAGCAGGTGTGGGGTTACCACTACAAAGCGGACACTCGCCTCGTGAACGTGCATGTGCAGCGCTTGCGAGCCAAGGTCGAGGACGACCCGGATAATCCACGCATTGTGATGACGGTGCGTGGCGTCGGCTACCGGGCCGGCGCGGTGGGATAG
- a CDS encoding DUF4129 domain-containing protein, translating into MRVIGTIPVDPDAPDARQLLRDELGKAPYQAAKPTWFDEASKAFFDWLGSLVAPSGDGFEPWIPLILTVIVAVACVVCFLVFGVPRLNRRSDLRHSMFGDSDERSADAMRHAARTAAAAGTWDLACEEAFRAIARSLFERTILAPSPGTTATDFARRAAGAFPAHSNALVAAARTFDQIRYLGSPGTDADYRALVTLDGVLRDARPSLDTSSDTSVDLSSASGERHS; encoded by the coding sequence ATGAGAGTAATCGGCACCATCCCCGTCGACCCCGATGCGCCAGACGCTCGACAACTGCTGCGCGACGAATTGGGGAAGGCGCCCTATCAGGCGGCCAAACCCACTTGGTTTGATGAGGCGTCCAAGGCATTCTTCGACTGGCTCGGTTCGTTGGTCGCGCCGAGCGGCGACGGATTCGAGCCGTGGATTCCCCTCATCCTCACCGTGATTGTCGCGGTGGCGTGTGTGGTCTGTTTCCTTGTGTTCGGGGTGCCGAGGCTGAATCGCCGCAGCGATCTGCGCCACTCGATGTTTGGTGACAGCGACGAGCGAAGTGCGGATGCCATGCGTCACGCCGCCCGCACCGCCGCGGCGGCCGGCACCTGGGATCTCGCCTGCGAAGAAGCGTTCCGCGCCATCGCCCGCAGCCTGTTTGAGCGCACGATCCTGGCGCCAAGCCCCGGCACGACGGCGACCGATTTCGCGCGGCGTGCCGCTGGTGCTTTCCCCGCACACAGCAACGCCCTCGTCGCAGCCGCGCGAACATTCGATCAGATCCGCTATCTCGGCAGCCCCGGCACCGATGCAGACTACCGCGCTCTTGTCACGCTTGATGGCGTGCTGCGCGACGCCCGGCCCTCGCTGGATACCTCATCGGACACCTCGGTCGACCTATCCTCGGCCTCCGGGGAGCGACACTCATGA
- a CDS encoding proline-rich domain-containing protein → MTDPQNWPVPMPPPGQPTNPTDGQPPGHPAVPPVVPPVVPPLTTPVAPHYGQQTAPPPSHAASAQPGPYPGQQPGQYPGQYPGQYPQASQGWAPPPKPGLIPLRPLSFGALLGAPFQVVKRNPKATFGSALLIQSVSAVVTLLVVGAAGFFAVGRIESAPIGERDAVAAGSLTLVALSALVPLVLTIIASALLQGVIVLEVARATLGEKLTLSALWRSVGRRLWPLVLWTLLLGAAGLLAVALVAGLVTVLVLLGGAWIALAVVTGIIGGLALVAGGVWLVTRTSLVPSLIVLERLSIRRAVRRSWSLTIGYFWRTLGVQFLVAAIVSIVTQIITTPISLLFSVTTSVLDPTGSFDTLVPAIILYLVLLLVSLVLGAIAAVIQSATTALIYIDLRMRTEGLDLELQRFVEAASAAAQFGSAPLPDPYLTRAQA, encoded by the coding sequence GTGACTGACCCGCAAAACTGGCCTGTGCCCATGCCTCCCCCCGGCCAGCCCACGAATCCGACAGACGGCCAACCCCCCGGCCATCCGGCGGTCCCGCCCGTCGTCCCACCCGTGGTCCCACCCCTGACGACTCCCGTTGCTCCCCACTACGGGCAGCAGACCGCACCACCTCCCTCCCACGCAGCGTCGGCACAGCCGGGGCCGTACCCGGGGCAGCAGCCCGGCCAGTACCCGGGCCAGTACCCCGGCCAGTACCCACAAGCGTCACAAGGCTGGGCCCCGCCGCCGAAGCCTGGGCTCATTCCGCTGCGTCCGCTCAGCTTCGGAGCTCTCCTCGGCGCGCCTTTTCAGGTCGTGAAGCGCAACCCGAAGGCCACATTCGGCAGTGCATTGCTCATTCAGTCTGTGAGTGCCGTCGTGACGCTGCTGGTTGTCGGCGCCGCCGGTTTCTTCGCGGTTGGCCGCATCGAGTCTGCACCGATCGGCGAGCGTGATGCCGTGGCCGCTGGGTCGTTAACCCTCGTCGCATTATCGGCGCTCGTCCCCCTGGTGCTGACGATCATCGCTTCGGCTCTGCTACAAGGTGTCATCGTGCTCGAGGTAGCTCGAGCGACACTGGGCGAAAAATTGACGCTTTCTGCTCTCTGGCGCTCCGTCGGACGCCGGCTCTGGCCACTCGTGCTGTGGACTCTGCTGCTCGGGGCCGCGGGCCTGCTCGCGGTTGCTCTGGTCGCCGGTCTGGTGACCGTGCTGGTTCTGCTCGGGGGTGCCTGGATCGCTCTGGCCGTCGTCACCGGCATCATCGGCGGTCTCGCGCTCGTTGCCGGCGGCGTCTGGTTGGTTACCCGCACGTCGCTCGTGCCGAGCCTCATCGTTCTCGAACGTCTCAGCATCCGTCGCGCCGTACGACGATCATGGTCGCTCACAATCGGCTATTTCTGGCGCACACTCGGCGTGCAGTTTCTTGTGGCCGCGATCGTCAGCATCGTCACCCAGATCATCACGACCCCGATCAGCCTGCTCTTTTCAGTGACGACCTCGGTGCTTGACCCGACCGGTTCATTCGACACGCTCGTACCGGCGATCATTCTCTATCTGGTCCTTCTGCTCGTCTCGCTGGTTCTCGGAGCGATCGCCGCCGTCATCCAATCGGCGACCACTGCGTTGATTTACATCGATCTGCGCATGCGCACCGAGGGCCTCGATCTTGAATTGCAGCGTTTCGTCGAAGCGGCGAGCGCTGCTGCACAGTTCGGATCCGCGCCGCTACCCGATCCCTACCTGACCCGCGCTCAGGCATGA
- the mtrB gene encoding MtrAB system histidine kinase MtrB yields MAARPVSYGGRTLLHRVAVLWRSSLQFRTVGITVVLSGLAILLVGVYMSVSIGNDLFQSRLNQVLLDSNRATNAAQGVLDSSDAADRVQVQALMGSARTLISATSSSRLIAVLRVPGQEGSSVVPQDSSTFGASTDVISDQLRAAVRENTGEQFWQSVTLSNDDGEQYPGIVVGSQLSVPVAGRYELYIGYSLQDAEATLLFVQGTLGIAALALMLLIGAVTWIVVRFVVTPIRVAAEMSQRLAAGELEVRIPEKGEDVIATLARSFNGMANALQSQIKELADLSEVQQRFVSDVSHELRTPLTTIRLAGDVLYDQRAGFAPATARTAELLHTQVERFELLLGDLLEISRYDAGSVQVEAEPTNLVHLAEDAIDSMRSLAESKGSELHLVAPGGHLNADVDPRRIRRILHNLIGNAIEHGEGKPVVVAVDSNANAVALSVRDYGLGMSKTDVEHVFDRFWRADPSRQRTIGGTGLGLAISLEDATVHGGVLEVWSGEGQGSSFRLTLPRRAGEPFTDSPIPLPPDDAGAADYENPIGDQDSGGNHG; encoded by the coding sequence GTGGCAGCTCGCCCCGTCTCCTACGGCGGGCGGACTCTGCTGCACCGGGTCGCAGTATTGTGGCGCTCATCACTGCAATTTCGCACGGTCGGTATCACTGTTGTGCTTTCGGGGCTGGCGATTCTGCTCGTCGGCGTCTACATGTCGGTCAGCATCGGTAACGATCTCTTCCAATCCCGGCTGAATCAGGTGCTCCTCGACTCAAACCGGGCGACGAATGCCGCCCAGGGTGTTCTCGATTCATCGGATGCTGCAGATCGCGTTCAGGTTCAGGCGCTGATGGGTTCGGCACGCACGTTAATTTCAGCGACCTCGTCGAGCCGGCTGATTGCCGTACTGCGAGTGCCCGGTCAGGAGGGGTCCAGCGTCGTTCCGCAGGACTCATCGACTTTTGGTGCGTCGACCGACGTGATCTCTGACCAGCTCCGAGCCGCAGTACGTGAAAATACGGGTGAGCAGTTTTGGCAGTCGGTGACGCTCTCGAACGATGACGGTGAGCAGTACCCGGGTATCGTCGTCGGCTCGCAGCTGTCGGTGCCGGTGGCTGGACGGTATGAGCTCTACATCGGCTACAGCCTGCAGGACGCAGAGGCGACGTTGCTGTTCGTGCAGGGCACGCTCGGCATCGCAGCACTTGCCCTGATGCTGTTGATCGGGGCGGTGACCTGGATCGTTGTTCGTTTCGTGGTGACGCCGATTCGTGTGGCTGCGGAGATGAGCCAGCGGCTGGCGGCGGGCGAACTTGAAGTGCGCATTCCAGAAAAGGGCGAAGACGTCATCGCGACGCTCGCGCGCTCCTTCAACGGCATGGCGAATGCGTTGCAGAGCCAGATCAAAGAGCTGGCCGACCTCTCCGAAGTTCAGCAACGGTTTGTCTCGGATGTCTCCCATGAGCTGCGCACTCCGCTCACCACCATCCGGCTGGCCGGCGACGTGCTGTACGACCAGCGTGCCGGTTTCGCGCCCGCGACGGCGCGCACGGCCGAGCTCCTGCACACCCAGGTCGAGCGCTTTGAACTTCTACTCGGGGACCTGCTCGAGATCAGCCGCTATGACGCGGGCTCCGTGCAGGTCGAGGCAGAGCCCACCAACCTGGTTCACCTCGCCGAGGACGCCATCGACAGCATGCGTTCGCTCGCTGAATCGAAGGGGAGCGAGCTCCACCTCGTCGCTCCTGGCGGCCACCTGAACGCTGATGTGGACCCACGTCGCATCCGTCGAATTCTGCACAATCTCATCGGCAATGCCATCGAGCACGGAGAGGGTAAACCAGTGGTCGTGGCGGTCGATAGCAATGCAAACGCAGTGGCCCTGTCCGTACGGGATTACGGGCTTGGAATGAGCAAAACCGATGTTGAGCATGTCTTTGACCGGTTCTGGCGTGCCGACCCCTCCCGACAACGCACGATCGGAGGCACCGGGCTCGGTCTGGCGATTTCGCTCGAGGACGCAACGGTGCACGGGGGGGTGTTAGAGGTGTGGTCGGGCGAAGGGCAGGGATCGAGTTTTCGGCTGACGCTGCCGCGGCGAGCCGGCGAGCCGTTCACCGATTCACCGATTCCGTTGCCGCCCGACGACGCGGGAGCAGCCGACTATGAGAATCCGATCGGCGACCAGGATTCAGGAGGAAACCATGGGTAG